Proteins encoded within one genomic window of Diceros bicornis minor isolate mBicDic1 chromosome X, mDicBic1.mat.cur, whole genome shotgun sequence:
- the LOC131400531 gene encoding TLR adapter interacting with SLC15A4 on the lysosome-like, producing MESRTISFCVVKVIFLRCKQKLRNKQVKRDFPVFVLLEYQKTESLDILTLRKEYTALFCLENLSNKMLGEAFLIELLYKEQKYTKYCRPLTCKKTSNDEKETWKKQLLDIEDNSLSPEKMENQDKVVKESLTEQSNSTNKIKSVDEVTVAKCKSASLPGNVSVALPIPKREQHDERQLDLYQSWSCTSICQNYPDLQIGGDHVGNMYDSGCFVEHIRDDAFNGPLLLSVDIPLGHSPVIEPLEKLPASKLLNGDEIREKSLLIHKQPLSNSMLNSYMEKKVDELYKQFLEENLTRCHSITNLMASNLLMNNINQISLQISQEQNIEESKAREALLHSLARCNLHNVYGNNSEFSTPNLQISNQRSRELVSHLQ from the exons ATGGAAAGCAGAACCATTTCATTTTGTGTGGTTAAAGTTATCTTTCTGAGGTGTAAGCAAAAGCTGAGAAACAAACAAGTCAAAAGGGACTTTCCTGTGTTTGTACTGTTGGAATATCAGAAGACTGAATCTTTAGATATCCTGACATTGAGAAAG GAATATACTGCACTCTTCTGTTTAGAAAACTTGTCTAACAAAATGCTTGGAGAAGCCTTCCTAATTGAACTCCTATACAAAGAacagaaatatacaaaatattgcaGACCACTTACATGTAAGAAGACCTCAAATGATGAAAAGGAAACTTGGAAAAAGCAGCTTTTAGATATAGAAGACAATTCACTTTCCCCTGAGAAAATGGAAAATCAAGATAAGGTTGTGAAAGAAAGTTTAACAGAGCAAAGTAAtagtacaaataaaataaaatctgtggATGAGGTAACTGTAGCTAAATGCAAAAGTGCATCCCTTCCAGGAAATGTGTCTGTTGCATTGCCCATTCCAAAGAGAGAACAACATGATGAAAGACAACTGGATTTATACCAATCTTGGTCGTGTACAAGTATTTGCCAGAATTATCCTGACCTACAGATTGGAGGAGACCACGTGGGAAATATGTATGACTCAGGCTGCTTTGTGGAACACATACGTGATGATGCTTTTAATGGTCCCCTTTTACTTTCAGTAGATATACCATTGGGTCATTCTCCTGTCATTGAGCCTCTAGAGAAACTACCTGCCTCAAAGCTTTTGAATGGGGATGAAATTCgagaaaaaagtttgctgattcaTAAGCAGCCCCTCTCTAATTCTATGCTTAATAGTTATATGGAAAAAAAGGTGGATGAACTCTACAAACAATTTTTGGAAGAAAATCTCACTAGGTGCCACTCAATAACCAATCTTATGGCTTCCAATTTGCtaatgaataatataaatcagatTAGCCTTCAAATCTCTCAAGAGCAGAACATAGAGGAATCGAAAGCTCGGGAAGCTCTCCTACATTCTTTAGCAAGATGTAATCTTCATAATGTTTATGGAAACAATTCTGAATTCAGCACTCCTAACTTACAAATATCAAACCAGAGAAGTAGAGAACTTGTATCACATCTACAATAG